In a single window of the Xylanimonas protaetiae genome:
- a CDS encoding alpha-galactosidase, whose product MKTHTPDLTTSAGRNPAAALTTEPVGDVVHLRAGGTSVVVQLSDARLPRVLHWGEDLGTLSDADLTTIAAAAMPGIGDSSVTYPQPVPVLAQVPEGWLGRPGIVADRDGTQWAARFLVASAFTAETAEARTLTVRAVDEPYGLELEIELEVLHASGLVRQRAVLRNREPAPLRVGAIELALPVPQAADEVMDLTGRWSLERVPQRRAFDVGEWVRTSRGGKPGLEHTTLVLAGERGFGFRSGRVWATHLAWSGNQTLGAERTPADTRRLVASEMLVPGEVVLGRDDEYATPWQYGSWGDGLDELAARFHRHLRASAGAPRSPRPVILNTWEAVYFEHDPATLVALAERGAAAGVERFVVDDGWFVGRRDDTTSLGDWTIDPERWPAGLAPLADRVRELGMDFGLWFEPEMVNLDSDLAREHPDWLFDAGHGAGLPSRYQHVLDLGHPEAESYVLEAMSALVKELGIAYIKWDHNRYLLDAGHSPSGRPGFREQTLAAYRIMDELHRRHPGLEIESCASGGGRIDLGVLARTQRVWPSDCNDPHERAEIQRWTGLLVPPEYQGTHIGAEHSHTTHRQHPLSYRGEKALWGNLGVELNLLAEDERTRADVAAWIAFHKRHRELLHGGVSVHADLAEPAARLDGVVAADGSEALFALSLTERPRTWPLGRIALPGLDDARRHRVRVVAPDGAEPLSGAQPAWVVDGVELPGRVLRAVGLEMPALDPDRSVILHIESCDA is encoded by the coding sequence ATGAAGACGCACACGCCCGACCTCACGACGTCGGCGGGCCGGAACCCCGCTGCTGCCCTGACGACCGAGCCGGTGGGCGACGTCGTCCACCTGCGTGCGGGCGGCACCAGCGTCGTCGTCCAGCTCTCCGACGCGCGGCTGCCGCGGGTGCTGCACTGGGGTGAGGACCTCGGCACGCTCTCCGACGCTGACCTCACGACCATCGCCGCCGCCGCGATGCCGGGCATCGGGGACAGCTCCGTCACCTACCCCCAGCCGGTCCCGGTGCTCGCGCAGGTCCCCGAGGGGTGGCTGGGACGTCCCGGGATCGTCGCGGACCGAGACGGCACGCAGTGGGCCGCCCGGTTCCTCGTGGCGTCGGCCTTCACGGCGGAGACGGCGGAGGCGAGGACGCTGACCGTGCGCGCCGTCGACGAGCCGTACGGGCTCGAGCTCGAGATCGAGCTGGAGGTGCTCCACGCGAGCGGGCTCGTCCGTCAGCGTGCGGTGCTGCGCAACCGCGAGCCCGCACCGCTGCGTGTCGGTGCGATCGAGCTCGCCCTTCCCGTCCCGCAGGCCGCCGACGAGGTCATGGACCTCACCGGCCGCTGGTCGCTCGAGCGCGTCCCGCAGCGGCGCGCCTTCGACGTCGGCGAGTGGGTGCGCACCTCGCGCGGCGGCAAGCCCGGCCTCGAGCACACGACGCTGGTGCTGGCGGGGGAGCGTGGGTTCGGCTTCCGGTCGGGTCGCGTCTGGGCCACCCACCTCGCGTGGAGCGGGAACCAGACGCTCGGAGCCGAGCGCACGCCGGCGGACACGCGGCGTCTCGTGGCGTCCGAGATGCTCGTGCCGGGCGAGGTCGTGCTGGGCCGGGACGACGAGTACGCGACGCCATGGCAGTACGGGTCCTGGGGAGACGGCCTCGACGAGCTCGCCGCGCGGTTCCACCGCCACCTGCGGGCCTCGGCGGGGGCCCCGCGCAGCCCGCGGCCCGTCATCCTGAACACGTGGGAGGCCGTCTACTTCGAGCACGACCCCGCGACGCTCGTGGCGCTCGCGGAGCGCGGAGCCGCTGCCGGGGTTGAGCGGTTCGTCGTCGACGACGGCTGGTTCGTGGGACGGCGGGACGACACGACGTCCCTGGGGGACTGGACGATCGACCCGGAGCGGTGGCCGGCCGGGCTCGCCCCGCTCGCCGATCGCGTCCGCGAGCTGGGCATGGACTTCGGCCTCTGGTTCGAGCCCGAGATGGTCAACCTCGACTCCGACCTGGCGCGCGAGCACCCGGACTGGCTCTTCGACGCGGGTCACGGGGCGGGGCTGCCGTCGCGCTACCAGCATGTGCTCGACCTGGGGCACCCCGAGGCGGAGTCGTACGTGCTGGAGGCGATGTCGGCGCTGGTCAAGGAGCTCGGCATCGCCTACATCAAGTGGGACCACAACCGGTACCTGCTCGACGCCGGGCACTCACCGTCGGGCCGCCCCGGCTTCCGTGAGCAGACGCTCGCGGCCTACCGGATCATGGACGAGCTGCACCGCCGCCACCCGGGGCTGGAGATCGAGTCGTGCGCGTCGGGCGGCGGGCGCATCGACCTCGGGGTGCTCGCCCGCACCCAGCGCGTGTGGCCCTCGGACTGCAACGACCCGCACGAGCGGGCCGAGATCCAGCGCTGGACCGGGCTCCTGGTGCCGCCGGAGTACCAGGGCACGCACATCGGCGCCGAGCACTCGCACACCACGCACCGCCAGCACCCGCTCTCGTACCGTGGCGAGAAGGCGCTCTGGGGCAACCTGGGTGTCGAGCTCAACCTGCTGGCCGAGGACGAGCGGACGAGGGCCGACGTCGCGGCCTGGATCGCGTTCCACAAGAGGCACCGTGAGCTGCTGCACGGCGGGGTCTCGGTGCACGCGGACCTCGCCGAGCCCGCTGCCCGGCTTGACGGCGTGGTCGCGGCGGACGGGTCCGAGGCCCTGTTCGCGCTGTCGCTGACCGAACGCCCGCGCACGTGGCCGCTCGGTCGGATCGCCCTTCCCGGTCTCGATGACGCCCGGCGACACCGGGTCCGCGTCGTCGCCCCCGACGGCGCCGAGCCGCTCTCGGGTGCTCAGCCGGCCTGGGTCGTCGACGGGGTGGAGCTGCCCGGTCGGGTGCTGCGCGCCGTCGGGCTGGAGATGCCGGCGCTGGACCCCGACAGGTCGGTCATCCTCCACATCGAGAGCTGCGACGCCTGA
- a CDS encoding GNAT family N-acetyltransferase, translating into MSTSQRPSGHGSELELVRLSDAPLRLVEALYTELLQTTFPPDELEPLEALLGALGETTDGVLAHRDGRVAGGLVYDHYVDGTVQLLAYLVVDPSARGHGLGSLLLRRGLGQSTSRLVLGEIEDPRHWPTTAVSDPAARLRFWARSGCRLLALPYVQPSLDATARRVRHLLLIVVPPQGNPLPEAVPGDLVGRFLREYFTASEGSFDPDDDELAPLLRSCDVESLRLWPLDHLEVVD; encoded by the coding sequence ATGTCCACCTCGCAGCGACCCTCGGGTCACGGCTCGGAGCTCGAGCTCGTGCGGTTGAGCGACGCGCCCCTGAGGCTCGTGGAGGCTCTGTACACAGAGCTCCTGCAGACGACGTTCCCTCCCGACGAGCTGGAACCTCTGGAAGCGCTGCTGGGGGCCCTCGGCGAGACGACCGACGGCGTGCTGGCGCACAGGGACGGGCGGGTCGCCGGCGGCTTGGTCTACGACCACTACGTCGACGGCACGGTCCAGCTGCTCGCCTATCTCGTGGTCGATCCGTCTGCGCGGGGGCACGGACTCGGTTCGCTGCTGCTGCGCCGTGGGCTGGGCCAGTCCACTAGCCGGCTCGTCCTGGGAGAGATCGAGGACCCACGGCACTGGCCGACGACGGCGGTGAGCGACCCCGCTGCCCGCCTGCGGTTCTGGGCGCGGAGCGGGTGCAGGCTCCTGGCCCTGCCGTATGTGCAGCCGTCGCTCGACGCGACCGCGCGACGCGTGCGTCACCTCCTGCTCATCGTCGTGCCCCCGCAGGGCAACCCGCTCCCGGAAGCCGTCCCCGGGGACCTTGTCGGGCGTTTCCTTCGTGAGTACTTCACGGCCTCAGAGGGGTCGTTCGACCCGGACGACGACGAGCTCGCGCCCCTTCTCCGGTCGTGCGACGTCGAGTCGTTGAGGCTCTGGCCGCTCGACCACCTGGAGGTTGTGGACTGA
- a CDS encoding beta-class carbonic anhydrase has protein sequence MSVLKEVLAANAAYAADFGEKGTLALPPARGFAILTCMDARLDPARYAGLAEGDAHVIRNAGGRASDDAIRSLVISYKLLGTREWFVVHHTNCGMEFFTDDVMRGLLATSLETAELGPDGFYDVGAGPGSAEGQYIDWLTISDQARSVTDDVRRIKAHPLVPARIPVYGYVYDVATGRLVEVPEATAAGAAT, from the coding sequence ATGTCGGTGCTGAAGGAAGTGCTCGCCGCCAACGCCGCCTACGCCGCAGACTTCGGCGAGAAGGGCACCCTCGCCCTCCCGCCCGCGCGCGGGTTCGCGATCCTGACCTGCATGGACGCCCGGCTCGACCCGGCCCGGTACGCGGGGCTCGCGGAGGGCGACGCGCACGTCATCCGCAACGCCGGCGGCCGTGCGTCCGACGACGCGATCCGCTCGCTGGTCATCTCCTACAAGCTCCTCGGCACCCGCGAGTGGTTCGTCGTCCACCACACCAACTGCGGCATGGAGTTCTTCACCGACGACGTCATGCGCGGGCTGCTGGCCACCAGCCTCGAGACGGCCGAGCTCGGCCCGGACGGCTTCTACGACGTGGGCGCGGGGCCCGGCTCCGCCGAGGGCCAGTACATCGACTGGCTGACCATCTCCGACCAGGCACGCAGCGTCACCGACGACGTGCGGCGGATCAAGGCCCACCCGCTCGTCCCCGCGCGCATCCCCGTCTACGGGTACGTGTACGACGTCGCCACCGGCCGGCTCGTCGAGGTCCCGGAGGCGACCGCGGCCGGCGCGGCGACCTGA
- a CDS encoding flavodoxin family protein: MRALIVVETCFGNTEQVAHAIAAGLRSRGADVEVAAAVDADDVLGRDLLVVGSPTHSMGLPGAATRRQARAQGGHPHDTGVSEWLDTLPRLDGQRVVAFATVTGGFFSGSAAKAIERRLRKLSAAVAAREDFRVTGVEGPLVDGELERATRWGASLA; this comes from the coding sequence ATGAGAGCCCTGATCGTCGTCGAGACCTGCTTCGGCAACACGGAGCAGGTCGCCCACGCCATCGCCGCAGGGCTGCGTTCCCGCGGTGCCGACGTCGAGGTCGCCGCGGCGGTCGACGCCGACGACGTCCTGGGACGCGATCTCCTCGTCGTCGGCTCGCCCACGCACAGCATGGGCCTGCCCGGGGCGGCCACCCGGCGGCAGGCCCGGGCGCAGGGCGGCCACCCGCACGACACCGGCGTCTCCGAGTGGCTGGACACCCTCCCGCGTCTCGACGGGCAGCGCGTCGTCGCGTTCGCCACCGTCACCGGAGGGTTCTTCTCCGGGTCCGCCGCCAAGGCCATCGAGAGGCGGCTCCGCAAGCTCTCCGCCGCCGTCGCCGCACGCGAGGACTTCCGTGTGACGGGTGTCGAAGGGCCCCTCGTCGACGGGGAGCTCGAGCGCGCGACCCGGTGGGGCGCGTCCCTCGCCTGA
- a CDS encoding carbohydrate ABC transporter permease yields the protein MSTSTMPATAAGTVVDTHRARANRRRVLTWGKAVVLLLVMLVINMPLILTAVNSFRPRLDIMAGSTLMPERVTLDNYRAVIGTTHYPEWFLNSVWVSLVATAVVLVASGLAGYSLSRYRTRVNSVYSNMLMVFQLFPLVLSIVGLMVLFVSVGLTKTFVPAIVLYIVMALPFCTWMFKGFFDSIPRELEEAARVDGCSSFRAMISVVVPLAGPGAAAVAIYAFLLAYNEYMVASAFLKNPASLNTISIGLRSFFQQNTTEWGQMLAASTLAVLPPLVLFLLVQKWMIRGMAAGAVKG from the coding sequence ATGAGCACGTCCACGATGCCCGCGACCGCCGCCGGGACGGTGGTCGACACCCACCGCGCCCGGGCCAACCGCCGGCGCGTCCTCACCTGGGGCAAGGCCGTCGTGCTGCTGCTGGTCATGCTCGTGATCAACATGCCGCTGATCCTGACCGCCGTGAACTCGTTCCGGCCCCGGCTCGACATCATGGCCGGGTCCACCCTCATGCCCGAACGGGTCACGCTGGACAACTACCGGGCCGTGATCGGCACCACCCACTATCCGGAGTGGTTCCTCAACTCCGTGTGGGTCTCCCTCGTCGCCACCGCGGTCGTGCTGGTCGCCTCGGGCCTGGCGGGCTACTCGCTGTCGCGGTACCGGACGCGGGTCAACTCGGTCTACTCGAACATGCTCATGGTGTTCCAGCTGTTCCCGCTCGTGCTGTCGATCGTCGGCCTCATGGTGCTCTTCGTCTCCGTCGGCCTCACCAAGACGTTCGTCCCGGCGATCGTGCTGTACATCGTGATGGCGCTGCCGTTCTGCACGTGGATGTTCAAGGGGTTCTTCGACTCCATCCCCCGCGAGCTCGAGGAAGCCGCGCGGGTGGACGGGTGCTCGTCGTTCCGCGCGATGATCTCGGTCGTCGTCCCGCTCGCCGGACCCGGTGCCGCCGCGGTGGCGATCTACGCGTTCCTCCTCGCGTACAACGAGTACATGGTCGCGTCGGCGTTCCTGAAGAACCCGGCGTCGCTCAACACGATCTCGATCGGCCTGCGGTCGTTCTTCCAGCAGAACACCACCGAGTGGGGCCAGATGCTCGCGGCCTCGACGCTCGCGGTGCTGCCGCCGCTGGTGCTGTTCCTGCTGGTGCAGAAGTGGATGATCCGGGGCATGGCGGCGGGAGCGGTGAAGGGCTGA
- a CDS encoding carbohydrate ABC transporter permease encodes MFSINLALPSILLLGFAQIWPMIQGITYSFQKGVMAKPSQGWVGLENYRTVLRDPAFWDAVQFTIVFTIGGVVLSYVLGLVLALALVRNIPMRGFIRVGLILPWVVPPIVGMNSWRWMLQDQAGAVNQVITFFGGQPIFFFNDPDMTVVAVIIAKAWRSFPFMLVSLMATLSSLDDNILEAASIDGANAWKKFWSITFPQILPMSAILWVLMTIWSVNDYETPYLLTNNSANARNMMIYTFDTSIFGLNGLGVGSASAVITLAVLGVLAYFMLKLQKAGGNEG; translated from the coding sequence ATGTTCTCCATCAACCTGGCGCTGCCGTCCATCCTCCTGCTGGGCTTCGCCCAGATCTGGCCGATGATCCAGGGCATCACGTACAGCTTCCAGAAGGGCGTGATGGCCAAGCCCTCGCAGGGCTGGGTCGGGCTGGAGAACTACCGCACGGTCCTGAGAGACCCGGCGTTCTGGGACGCCGTCCAGTTCACGATCGTGTTCACGATCGGCGGCGTGGTGCTGTCCTACGTGCTCGGCCTGGTGCTGGCGCTGGCGCTGGTCCGCAACATCCCGATGCGGGGCTTCATCCGCGTCGGCCTGATCCTGCCGTGGGTGGTGCCGCCGATCGTCGGCATGAACTCCTGGCGGTGGATGCTGCAGGACCAGGCCGGCGCGGTCAACCAGGTCATCACGTTCTTCGGCGGCCAGCCGATCTTCTTCTTCAACGATCCCGACATGACCGTGGTCGCGGTCATCATCGCCAAGGCGTGGCGGTCGTTCCCGTTCATGCTGGTCTCGCTGATGGCCACGCTCTCGTCCCTGGACGACAACATCCTGGAGGCCGCGTCCATCGACGGCGCGAACGCCTGGAAGAAGTTCTGGAGCATCACGTTCCCGCAGATCCTGCCGATGAGCGCGATCCTGTGGGTGCTGATGACCATCTGGTCGGTCAACGACTACGAGACGCCCTACCTGCTGACCAACAACTCGGCCAACGCCCGCAACATGATGATCTACACCTTCGACACGTCGATCTTCGGCCTCAACGGGCTCGGGGTCGGCTCGGCCTCGGCGGTGATCACCCTCGCGGTGCTGGGTGTGCTCGCGTACTTCATGCTCAAGCTGCAGAAGGCAGGGGGGAACGAAGGATGA